From Pseudonocardia autotrophica, one genomic window encodes:
- a CDS encoding DUF418 domain-containing protein codes for MKFYLLFSFLFGYSFVLQAEAARRASQAFVPRMLRRTLGLFLIGVAHIVLLYGGDVLTTYAVVCLILLAMHRVRDVVALRTAVAIYAFVVVSLVVSAVFIDRATFMPTHGEALTNAAGQTQLMLGGPVDIVRQHIDGLGLLVLQAVSLQGPTALAMFLLGMLAARRRLFSALPSRPRLLRWIQIVGFPVGIGGGVVYALLGADTNTGAVAVGVVTAPFLTAAYVAALVQLMHRGRLSRLRNVLAPVGRIALTNYLAQSVVGFVLFTGIGFGLAGRVSPPVLLLTAFGVFAGLVVVSDWWLGRHRYGPAEYLLRWFTNWRRPTAGSGSNALGGKQLREVRGGRE; via the coding sequence ATGAAGTTCTACCTGCTGTTCTCCTTCCTCTTCGGCTACAGCTTCGTGCTCCAGGCGGAGGCCGCACGGCGAGCCTCCCAGGCCTTCGTGCCGCGCATGCTCCGGAGAACTCTCGGCCTGTTCCTCATCGGAGTCGCGCACATCGTGCTTCTCTACGGCGGCGATGTCCTGACGACGTACGCGGTCGTCTGTCTGATCCTGCTGGCGATGCATCGTGTGCGTGACGTCGTGGCGCTCCGCACGGCCGTTGCGATCTATGCGTTCGTCGTGGTCTCCCTCGTCGTCAGCGCGGTCTTCATCGACCGCGCGACCTTCATGCCCACGCATGGAGAAGCGCTCACGAACGCCGCCGGGCAGACGCAGTTGATGCTCGGCGGACCCGTCGACATCGTGCGGCAGCACATCGACGGGCTCGGTCTTCTGGTTCTCCAGGCCGTTTCCCTCCAAGGTCCGACAGCTCTCGCGATGTTCCTCCTGGGGATGCTCGCCGCCCGTCGGCGTCTGTTCTCGGCGCTGCCGAGCCGTCCCCGACTCCTGCGGTGGATCCAGATCGTCGGTTTCCCGGTGGGTATCGGCGGCGGCGTCGTCTACGCGTTGCTCGGAGCCGACACCAACACCGGCGCGGTCGCCGTCGGTGTGGTGACCGCACCGTTCCTGACCGCTGCCTACGTCGCCGCCCTGGTGCAACTGATGCACCGGGGTCGGCTCTCCCGGCTCCGGAACGTCCTCGCACCGGTCGGACGTATCGCGCTGACCAACTACCTGGCGCAGTCGGTGGTCGGGTTCGTGCTGTTCACCGGGATCGGATTCGGACTCGCCGGTCGAGTCTCACCGCCGGTTCTGCTGCTGACGGCATTCGGTGTGTTCGCCGGACTCGTCGTCGTCAGCGACTGGTGGCTCGGGAGGCATCGCTACGGCCCGGCTGAGTATCTGCTCCGGTGGTTCACCAACTGGCGTCGCCCGACCGCCGGATCGGGTTCGAACGCGCTCGGCGGCAAGCAGCTGCGGGAGGTGCGAGGCGGTCGAGAATGA
- a CDS encoding TetR/AcrR family transcriptional regulator, whose amino-acid sequence MDLETVITAAVRLADGDGLEAATLPKVSDELGVTAMSLYRHIGSKEDLLQLMLDAASEPPSTAVPATGWRQGVRRWALDLWELYRRRPWIPHIPLHRAPSGPNQIAWLERGLEPLASTRLTWGEKIQAITLLSGFVRQSSLLAQDLHDGRPADQAQAQAEHEYALALSRLVTAERFPNVAAMFSSDVFADSDEPTHVTVDDDFTAGLELVLDGLRVRIGEGDP is encoded by the coding sequence TTGGACCTCGAGACGGTGATCACGGCGGCCGTCCGACTGGCGGACGGCGACGGACTGGAAGCCGCGACGCTCCCGAAGGTCTCCGACGAGCTCGGAGTGACAGCCATGTCGCTGTACCGCCACATCGGCTCCAAGGAGGACCTGCTCCAGCTGATGCTGGACGCGGCGAGCGAGCCGCCCAGCACTGCGGTGCCGGCCACCGGATGGCGCCAAGGGGTGCGGCGGTGGGCACTCGACCTGTGGGAGCTGTACCGACGCAGGCCGTGGATTCCTCACATACCTCTGCACCGAGCACCGTCGGGCCCGAACCAGATCGCCTGGCTCGAGCGCGGCCTCGAGCCACTGGCATCCACCCGCCTCACATGGGGTGAGAAGATCCAGGCGATCACGCTGCTGAGCGGCTTCGTGCGCCAGTCCAGCCTGCTTGCTCAGGACCTCCACGACGGTCGGCCCGCGGACCAGGCGCAGGCTCAGGCCGAGCACGAGTACGCGCTCGCGCTGAGTCGGCTCGTCACCGCGGAGCGCTTCCCGAACGTGGCGGCGATGTTCTCGTCGGACGTCTTCGCCGACTCCGACGAGCCCACCCACGTCACGGTGGACGACGACTTCACCGCCGGACTCGAGCTCGTGCTCGACGGGCTACGGGTACGAATCGGAGAAGGCGATCCGTGA
- a CDS encoding bifunctional salicylyl-CoA 5-hydroxylase/oxidoreductase — protein MRIAIVGGGPGGLYLAVLTKQLDPSHEITVWERNAPDDTFGFGVVFSDETLGGIENADATVHEEMSRRFARWTDIDIEVGGRSFTVGGQGFAAMGRKDLLRLLQRRVAEVGVTVHYETEAPDVDELRATHDLVVAADGLNSRVRTKFADSFRPSLDHRCNKYIWLGTDLVFEAFQFFVKQTEWGTMQIHGYPYSEHGSTFIVEMHEDVWRRAGFDATEGQVFPPGASDEAAVDRIREIFADELRGHEVQTNNSKWLGFTTVRNETWSHENVVLLGDAAHTAHFSIGSGTKLAMEDALALAACLHEQPSVPEALTAYEAERKPVVESTQRAAQASLEWFENIGMYADQEPLQFCFNLLTRSRRITAEGLRERDPDFAGRVEEDFAARSGTERDAPPMFQPVEIGPLRLPNRVVVSPMDMYSAVDGVPNDFHLVHLGSKALGGAGLVMTEMVCVSPQGRITPGCTGLWNDEQRDAYRRVTDFVHERTPAKIGLQLGHSGRKGSTRLMWEGIDQPLVEDNWEVLAPSALPYGEGCHRPREIDRAGMTAVVADFVAAARRGVEAGFDLVEVHAAHGYLLSSFLSPLANVRTDEYGGSTANRLRFPLEVFDAVRAAVPDTVPVTVRISATDWAPDGNTEHDAVDIARAFVEHGAAAVDVSTGQVVKEETPAFGRSYQTPFADRIRQTVAGPAGAKVIAVGAISSHDDVNSILLAGRADLCALGRPHLYDPQWTLHAAVEQDYRGAGATWPAQFRAGRRKPPTARTDKVAPRLSLLRGGERQSAHVRWRPSE, from the coding sequence GTGAGGATCGCGATCGTCGGCGGGGGTCCGGGAGGGCTCTACCTCGCCGTCCTGACCAAGCAGCTCGACCCGAGCCACGAGATCACGGTGTGGGAGCGCAACGCCCCCGATGACACCTTCGGCTTCGGTGTCGTGTTCTCCGACGAGACGCTGGGCGGCATCGAGAACGCCGACGCCACGGTGCACGAGGAGATGTCACGCCGGTTCGCCCGGTGGACCGACATCGACATCGAGGTCGGCGGCCGCTCCTTCACCGTCGGGGGCCAGGGCTTCGCCGCGATGGGACGCAAGGACCTGCTGCGGCTGCTCCAGCGCCGGGTCGCCGAGGTCGGCGTGACCGTCCACTACGAGACCGAGGCACCCGATGTGGACGAGCTGCGCGCCACCCACGACCTCGTCGTGGCGGCCGACGGGCTGAACTCCCGGGTCCGCACCAAGTTCGCCGACAGCTTCCGGCCGTCGCTGGATCACCGCTGCAACAAGTACATCTGGCTGGGAACCGACCTGGTCTTCGAGGCCTTCCAGTTCTTCGTCAAGCAGACGGAGTGGGGGACCATGCAGATCCACGGCTACCCCTACTCCGAGCACGGCTCCACCTTCATCGTGGAGATGCACGAGGACGTGTGGCGGCGGGCCGGGTTCGACGCCACCGAGGGCCAGGTGTTCCCGCCCGGTGCCTCCGACGAGGCCGCGGTCGACCGGATCCGCGAGATCTTCGCCGACGAGTTGCGCGGCCACGAGGTGCAGACCAACAACTCGAAGTGGCTCGGCTTCACGACGGTCCGCAACGAGACCTGGTCCCACGAGAACGTCGTGCTGCTCGGCGACGCCGCGCACACCGCGCACTTCTCCATCGGCTCCGGCACCAAGCTGGCCATGGAGGACGCCCTGGCGCTGGCCGCCTGCCTGCACGAACAGCCGTCGGTGCCCGAGGCGCTCACGGCGTACGAGGCCGAGCGCAAGCCGGTCGTCGAGTCGACCCAGCGCGCCGCGCAGGCCTCGCTGGAGTGGTTCGAGAACATCGGCATGTACGCCGACCAGGAGCCACTGCAGTTCTGCTTCAACCTGCTGACCCGGTCCCGCCGGATCACCGCTGAAGGGCTGCGCGAACGCGACCCGGACTTCGCCGGTCGGGTCGAGGAGGACTTCGCCGCCCGTTCCGGTACCGAGCGGGATGCCCCGCCGATGTTCCAGCCGGTCGAGATCGGTCCGCTGCGCCTGCCCAACCGGGTCGTGGTGTCGCCGATGGACATGTACTCCGCGGTCGACGGCGTGCCGAACGACTTCCACCTCGTCCACCTCGGCTCGAAGGCGCTGGGTGGCGCGGGCCTGGTGATGACCGAGATGGTCTGCGTGTCGCCGCAGGGCCGGATCACCCCGGGCTGCACCGGGTTGTGGAACGACGAGCAGCGCGACGCCTACCGCCGGGTCACCGACTTCGTGCACGAGCGGACGCCCGCGAAGATCGGGCTGCAGCTGGGCCACTCGGGGCGCAAGGGCTCCACCCGGCTGATGTGGGAGGGCATCGACCAGCCTCTCGTCGAGGACAACTGGGAGGTGCTCGCCCCCTCCGCACTGCCGTACGGCGAGGGGTGCCACCGGCCCCGGGAGATCGATCGGGCGGGAATGACCGCCGTCGTGGCGGACTTCGTGGCCGCCGCCCGGCGCGGGGTCGAGGCGGGGTTCGATCTCGTCGAGGTCCACGCCGCGCACGGCTACCTGCTGTCCTCCTTCCTGTCCCCGCTCGCGAACGTGCGCACCGACGAGTACGGCGGATCCACGGCGAACCGGCTGCGGTTCCCGCTGGAGGTGTTCGACGCCGTGCGTGCCGCCGTGCCGGACACCGTCCCGGTGACCGTCCGGATCTCCGCCACCGACTGGGCGCCCGACGGGAACACCGAGCACGACGCCGTGGACATCGCCCGGGCCTTCGTCGAGCACGGCGCCGCGGCCGTCGACGTCTCGACCGGGCAGGTGGTCAAGGAGGAGACGCCCGCCTTCGGCCGCTCCTACCAGACCCCGTTCGCCGACCGGATCCGGCAGACCGTCGCGGGCCCGGCCGGGGCAAAGGTCATCGCCGTCGGGGCCATCTCCTCGCACGACGACGTCAACTCGATCCTGCTCGCCGGCCGCGCCGATCTCTGCGCGCTCGGTCGTCCCCACCTCTACGACCCCCAGTGGACGCTGCACGCCGCCGTCGAGCAGGACTACCGCGGCGCGGGGGCGACCTGGCCCGCACAGTTCCGGGCCGGGCGGCGCAAGCCGCCCACCGCGCGCACGGACAAGGTCGCCCCGCGTCTGTCGCTGCTGCGCGGTGGGGAGCGACAGTCTGCCCACGTCCGCTGGCGGCCGAGTGAGTAG
- a CDS encoding AMP-binding protein, whose product MQPTAHLDTFARDHLPPPELWPTVEFTTPELRFPERLNAAAALLDDAIAVHGAERPAIRTPAGETWSYGDLRKRAHQVAEVLTTDLGLVPGNRVLLRSPNTPWAVAAWLGVVLAGGVVVTTMAALRAREVAPILDKARISLALVDHRFLDEVEGLGVSVVPVGGATTVDLTVRCTARPGEFRAVDTAADDVVLLAPTSGSTGVPKLCAHFHRDLLAIDATFGRGVLGLRPDDLVACTAPFAFTFGLGMLVVFPLRAGACMFLTESATPTRLADLIEQHGVSVLATAPTAYRQILKAGEIGRLAGLRAAVSAGEHIPQAVWEQVRDELGLRIVDGIGATELLHIFVSAPEADTRPGATGRAVPGYRATILGPDGEELPAGAEGRLAVIGPVGCRYLDDDRQRHYVQNGWNVTGDTFVQDADGYFHYRSRTDNMIVSSGYNIGGPEVEAAIDSHPDVVESAVVAEPSPERGAIVSAFVVLRDGLDGTPEKAREIQDHVKQQLAPYKYPRSVRFRESLPRNPSGKIQHFVLREHVTAGSTADREEIA is encoded by the coding sequence GTGCAGCCGACCGCACACCTCGACACGTTCGCCCGCGACCATCTTCCGCCGCCGGAGCTGTGGCCGACGGTCGAGTTCACCACCCCGGAGCTGCGCTTCCCGGAGCGGTTGAACGCGGCCGCCGCCCTGCTCGACGACGCGATCGCGGTCCACGGAGCGGAGCGACCGGCGATCCGCACCCCCGCCGGGGAGACATGGTCCTACGGCGACCTGCGGAAGCGGGCACATCAGGTCGCCGAGGTGCTCACGACCGATCTCGGCCTGGTCCCGGGCAACCGGGTGCTGCTGCGGTCCCCGAACACCCCGTGGGCCGTCGCAGCCTGGCTGGGGGTCGTCCTCGCGGGCGGCGTGGTCGTCACGACGATGGCCGCCCTACGGGCGCGAGAGGTCGCGCCGATCCTCGACAAGGCCCGGATCTCGCTCGCGCTGGTCGACCACCGCTTCCTCGACGAGGTCGAGGGCCTCGGCGTGTCGGTGGTACCGGTCGGTGGCGCCACCACCGTTGACCTGACCGTGCGATGCACCGCACGGCCGGGTGAGTTCCGCGCCGTCGACACCGCGGCCGACGACGTCGTGCTGCTCGCCCCGACGTCGGGATCGACCGGGGTGCCGAAGTTGTGCGCGCACTTCCACCGCGACCTGCTCGCCATCGACGCCACCTTCGGGCGCGGCGTCCTCGGGCTCCGCCCCGACGATCTCGTGGCGTGCACCGCGCCGTTCGCCTTCACCTTCGGACTGGGCATGCTCGTGGTGTTCCCGCTGCGTGCGGGCGCCTGCATGTTCCTCACCGAGTCGGCGACCCCGACCCGGCTCGCCGACCTGATCGAGCAGCACGGGGTGTCCGTGCTGGCCACCGCCCCCACCGCCTACCGGCAGATCCTGAAGGCGGGAGAGATCGGGCGGCTCGCGGGCCTGCGGGCCGCCGTCAGCGCGGGGGAACACATTCCGCAGGCGGTCTGGGAGCAGGTTCGTGACGAGCTGGGCCTGCGGATCGTCGACGGGATCGGCGCCACGGAGCTCCTGCACATCTTCGTGTCCGCGCCCGAGGCGGACACCCGTCCCGGGGCGACCGGCCGGGCGGTGCCCGGTTACCGCGCCACGATCCTCGGGCCGGACGGCGAGGAGCTGCCGGCGGGGGCCGAAGGCAGGCTGGCCGTGATCGGCCCGGTCGGTTGTCGCTACCTCGATGACGACCGCCAGCGCCACTACGTCCAGAACGGTTGGAACGTCACCGGCGACACCTTCGTCCAGGACGCCGACGGCTACTTCCACTACCGATCCCGGACCGACAACATGATCGTCTCCTCGGGATACAACATCGGCGGCCCCGAGGTCGAGGCCGCCATCGACAGCCATCCCGACGTCGTGGAGTCGGCCGTCGTCGCCGAGCCGAGTCCCGAGCGTGGTGCCATCGTCTCGGCCTTCGTCGTCCTGCGGGACGGGCTCGACGGAACCCCGGAGAAGGCCCGGGAGATCCAGGATCACGTGAAGCAGCAGCTGGCTCCCTACAAGTACCCCCGCAGCGTGCGGTTCCGCGAATCCCTGCCGCGCAACCCCAGCGGGAAGATCCAGCACTTCGTGCTCCGCGAGCACGTCACAGCAGGGAGCACCGCAGACCGAGAGGAGATCGCGTGA
- a CDS encoding acyl-CoA thioesterase yields the protein MSATVRTPTSEVLTSALTLTEAAAEHLDVAYTAVTGPCPWPKAYGGDLVAAAAAAAMRTVPDGPGGKSLQSMHSSFLRPADIGAEVRYEVELLRDGRGYASRQVRAFQNGKPILVGLLSFAAGEEGASFAATAPEVVGPETLPTAAEYLAGRAGGTMTDESRAYWSGGRGVDMRHVPGPVYLEVDGGRASHQAVWVRPFDALRPVEGLSPAQRDLAALTYLCDYTILEPLLRVLGLPWARPGVVTASLDHAMWLHRVPDPGVLDGWLLYAQEAGHVHGGRGLGHGRFFTRDGAHLATVAQEGMIRAS from the coding sequence GTGAGCGCCACGGTCAGGACCCCGACCTCCGAGGTGCTCACCTCGGCGCTGACCCTCACCGAGGCCGCGGCCGAGCACCTCGACGTGGCCTACACCGCCGTCACGGGACCGTGTCCGTGGCCCAAGGCCTACGGCGGCGACCTGGTCGCCGCGGCGGCCGCCGCGGCGATGCGCACGGTCCCCGACGGGCCCGGCGGCAAGTCGCTGCAGTCGATGCACTCGTCGTTCCTGCGGCCCGCCGACATCGGTGCCGAGGTCCGCTACGAGGTGGAGCTGCTGCGCGACGGGCGTGGCTACGCCAGCCGTCAGGTCCGTGCCTTCCAGAACGGCAAGCCCATCCTCGTCGGCCTGCTGTCGTTCGCCGCGGGGGAGGAGGGCGCCTCGTTCGCGGCGACCGCCCCCGAGGTCGTCGGGCCGGAGACCCTCCCGACCGCCGCCGAGTACCTCGCCGGCCGCGCGGGCGGCACCATGACCGACGAGTCGCGGGCCTACTGGAGCGGCGGTCGCGGGGTGGACATGCGCCACGTCCCCGGCCCGGTCTACCTGGAGGTCGACGGGGGCCGGGCATCGCACCAGGCCGTCTGGGTCCGGCCGTTCGACGCGCTCCGCCCGGTCGAGGGTCTGTCGCCTGCCCAGCGCGACCTCGCCGCGCTGACCTACCTGTGCGACTACACGATCCTGGAGCCGCTGCTGCGCGTGCTGGGCCTGCCATGGGCCCGGCCCGGAGTCGTGACCGCCAGCCTGGACCACGCGATGTGGCTGCACCGGGTCCCCGACCCGGGGGTGCTCGACGGGTGGCTGCTCTACGCGCAGGAGGCCGGGCACGTGCACGGCGGCCGGGGTCTGGGCCACGGCCGGTTCTTCACCCGCGACGGCGCGCACCTCGCGACCGTCGCCCAGGAAGGCATGATCCGGGCGTCCTGA
- a CDS encoding cupin domain-containing protein, which translates to MSVELDTTAVPVVTRRGEEHGDTGQSGGAVRISGVSPQHTPATRIWFGQVSNEPGYRSLPHHHGEAETGGYVLRGHGRIWFGEGYGEYVDMTEGDFVFVPPFMPHVEGNMSTTEELVWLTCRTPDNIVINLPEVEDSTLAGYRRS; encoded by the coding sequence ATGAGCGTCGAGCTCGACACCACCGCCGTGCCCGTGGTCACCCGCCGCGGCGAGGAACACGGCGACACCGGGCAGTCCGGAGGGGCCGTGCGCATCTCCGGGGTCTCGCCTCAGCACACGCCTGCCACCCGGATCTGGTTCGGGCAGGTCAGCAACGAGCCGGGCTACCGGTCACTTCCCCATCACCACGGCGAGGCCGAGACCGGCGGCTACGTGCTGCGCGGCCACGGGCGGATCTGGTTCGGGGAGGGCTACGGCGAGTACGTCGACATGACCGAGGGTGACTTCGTGTTCGTGCCGCCGTTCATGCCGCACGTGGAGGGCAACATGTCCACCACCGAGGAGCTGGTGTGGCTGACCTGCCGGACACCGGACAACATCGTCATCAACCTGCCCGAGGTGGAGGACTCCACCCTCGCCGGGTACCGGCGCTCGTGA
- a CDS encoding RidA family protein, producing the protein MTPLQSPVERVNPPELAGPSGFTYAVRHGGVVHLAGQTALTRDGTIVEGDIVDQFRQALGNLIAALRAAGGEPSDLLSVRIYLLDIPGYQARGKEIGQVWRELAGTDYPAMTGVGVTALWQREALIEIEAVAAARS; encoded by the coding sequence ATGACCCCGCTGCAGAGCCCTGTCGAGCGCGTCAACCCGCCGGAGCTGGCAGGCCCCTCCGGGTTCACCTACGCCGTGCGCCACGGCGGGGTGGTCCACCTGGCAGGCCAGACGGCACTCACCCGGGACGGCACGATCGTCGAGGGCGACATCGTCGACCAGTTCCGCCAGGCCCTCGGCAACCTGATCGCCGCGCTGCGCGCGGCCGGGGGCGAGCCATCCGACCTGCTGTCGGTGCGCATCTATCTGCTCGACATCCCCGGCTACCAGGCGCGCGGCAAGGAGATCGGGCAGGTCTGGCGCGAACTCGCCGGTACCGACTACCCGGCCATGACCGGCGTGGGAGTCACCGCCCTGTGGCAGCGGGAGGCGCTGATCGAGATCGAGGCGGTCGCGGCCGCGCGCAGCTGA
- a CDS encoding PaaX family transcriptional regulator: MTVVGEKRPDGLLGAQPRRLIVSLYGLYARERGGWLSVAALVRLMADLGVDGQAVRSAVSRLKRRGLLEPERRDGSAGYRLSEAGGLILAEGDVRIFDRRRADPVDGWLIVVFSVPEAEREKRHQLRAALTRLGLGTVAPGVWIAPAHLESAVTATVDRAGLRGFTEMFRSTQVDGRPLRESVPKWWDLEVLRLQYTEFLDRFRPALARAETGSDRTAFADFVEAVTVWRRLPYLDPGLPLAALPAGWEGVAAESLFEALGDALAAPARRHAMSLVDASAR; this comes from the coding sequence GTGACCGTCGTCGGAGAGAAGCGGCCCGACGGGCTCCTCGGTGCCCAGCCCCGGCGGCTGATCGTCTCCCTGTACGGGTTGTACGCCAGGGAGCGAGGCGGATGGCTGTCCGTCGCCGCCCTGGTGCGGTTGATGGCCGACCTCGGCGTGGACGGTCAGGCCGTGCGGTCGGCGGTGTCGCGGCTCAAGCGCCGGGGCCTGCTGGAGCCCGAGCGCCGCGACGGGAGCGCCGGGTACCGGCTGTCCGAGGCCGGCGGTCTCATCCTGGCCGAGGGGGATGTGCGGATCTTCGACCGTCGACGGGCCGATCCCGTCGACGGCTGGCTGATCGTCGTCTTCTCGGTTCCCGAGGCGGAGCGTGAGAAGCGGCATCAGCTGCGTGCGGCCTTGACCAGGCTGGGACTGGGTACCGTCGCGCCCGGGGTGTGGATCGCCCCCGCTCACCTCGAGTCCGCTGTGACCGCGACCGTGGATCGGGCCGGGCTGCGGGGGTTCACCGAGATGTTCCGCAGCACGCAGGTGGACGGCAGGCCGCTTCGGGAGAGTGTGCCGAAGTGGTGGGACCTGGAGGTCCTGCGCCTGCAGTACACGGAGTTCCTCGACCGGTTCCGGCCCGCGCTGGCCCGCGCCGAGACGGGTTCGGACCGGACGGCGTTCGCGGACTTCGTCGAGGCGGTGACCGTGTGGCGGCGGCTGCCCTATCTCGATCCCGGCCTGCCGCTGGCGGCGCTGCCCGCCGGCTGGGAGGGCGTTGCCGCCGAGAGCCTGTTCGAGGCGCTCGGCGACGCCTTGGCCGCGCCTGCCCGTCGGCACGCGATGAGTCTGGTCGACGCCTCGGCACGCTGA
- a CDS encoding GNAT family N-acetyltransferase, translated as MTPHRGSRRTARLVLTPVTEAAVDELLDLHRDPGIATWYGGRWTPADARRSARWAAERWRADGVGRWLAHDARTGLLVGRGGPSVTGVVDEAAVEIGWAVRERLWGRGYATELGRAGIALAREILPGHAVVAFTERHNLRSRAVMERLGMRYDREIRRRGLVEGRTGVHDDAPFALYRT; from the coding sequence GTGACGCCGCACCGCGGCTCGCGCCGAACCGCCCGGCTGGTGCTGACCCCCGTCACCGAGGCGGCGGTCGACGAGCTGCTCGACCTGCACCGGGATCCGGGGATCGCCACCTGGTACGGCGGCCGCTGGACCCCGGCGGACGCGCGCCGCTCCGCGCGCTGGGCGGCCGAACGGTGGCGCGCCGACGGGGTGGGCCGGTGGCTCGCGCACGACGCCCGCACCGGCCTGCTCGTCGGCCGTGGCGGACCGTCCGTGACCGGCGTCGTCGACGAGGCCGCCGTCGAGATCGGCTGGGCGGTCCGCGAACGTCTCTGGGGCCGCGGCTACGCGACGGAGCTCGGCCGGGCCGGTATCGCACTGGCTCGGGAGATCCTGCCGGGCCATGCGGTGGTGGCCTTCACCGAGCGGCACAACCTGCGTTCTCGCGCAGTGATGGAACGTCTGGGGATGCGCTACGACCGGGAGATCCGTCGCCGCGGGCTCGTCGAGGGCCGGACCGGCGTCCACGACGACGCCCCGTTCGCCCTGTACCGGACGTGA